Proteins encoded together in one Maricaulis maris window:
- a CDS encoding ABC-F family ATP-binding cassette domain-containing protein — MAPPLLTLQNIHLTFGVTPLLAGADLQVDEGERLCLVGRNGSGKSTLLKVAAGLVECDEGDRFVHPSATVRYLEQDPDLSAHATIRDYVMSGLAPGDADYRADYLLEKLGLSGEETPDTVSGGEARRAALVRALAPDPDILLLDEPTNHLDLPAIEWLEEELRHCRSALVLISHDRRFLENLTRKTVWLDRGQTRQLDQGFAGFESWRDTVLEQEQEELHKLDRKIVREEDWLRYGVTARRKRNVRRLGDLHALKQQRRDHRGPQGSVKLEASEASESGKLVAEAKSVSLRYGERDIVKDFSTKIARNARIGLVGPNGAGKTTLLNILTGQLEPDEGSVRLGTKLEIASLDQKRLALKDDWTLSEALTQGSGQQVEVGGKTKHVMAYMKDFLFPPEQANTPVHVLSGGERARIMLARALALPSNLLVLDEPTNDLDLETLDLLQGLIADYAGTVFLVSHDRDFLDRCCTSVIIAEGDGVWQEYAGGYSDMVAQRGAGVSALDKRGKAAGRTSSSAATPAPAAKPERRRMANKDRYALKLLPAEIEALSSEIAQLEQDMADPKLFSDSVRFAQVSKRLGAAIQERSDKEDRWLELEALREEIEG; from the coding sequence ATGGCTCCACCCCTTCTCACGCTTCAGAACATTCATCTCACCTTTGGTGTGACCCCGCTGCTGGCCGGCGCCGACCTTCAGGTCGACGAAGGCGAACGCCTGTGTCTGGTTGGCCGCAATGGCTCGGGCAAATCGACCCTGCTCAAGGTCGCGGCCGGTCTGGTCGAATGTGACGAGGGCGACCGTTTCGTCCACCCGTCCGCCACCGTGCGCTATCTCGAGCAGGATCCCGATCTGTCGGCCCATGCCACCATACGCGACTATGTCATGTCCGGCCTCGCGCCCGGCGATGCCGATTACCGGGCGGACTATCTGCTCGAGAAGCTGGGCCTGAGCGGCGAGGAAACGCCGGACACCGTGTCCGGCGGCGAGGCACGGCGTGCGGCCCTGGTGCGCGCCCTGGCCCCCGATCCTGACATCCTGTTGCTCGACGAGCCGACCAACCATCTCGACCTGCCGGCCATTGAATGGCTGGAAGAGGAATTGCGCCATTGTCGTTCGGCCCTCGTCCTGATCAGTCACGACCGCCGCTTCCTGGAAAACCTGACCCGCAAGACCGTGTGGCTTGACCGCGGTCAGACCCGTCAGCTCGACCAGGGCTTCGCCGGCTTCGAGAGCTGGCGCGACACGGTACTGGAACAGGAGCAGGAGGAGCTGCACAAGCTCGACCGCAAGATCGTCCGCGAGGAAGACTGGCTGCGCTATGGCGTCACCGCCCGGCGCAAGCGCAATGTCCGCCGCCTCGGTGACCTGCACGCCCTCAAGCAGCAGCGCCGCGACCACCGCGGCCCGCAGGGCAGCGTCAAGCTGGAAGCCTCCGAAGCCTCCGAGAGCGGCAAGCTCGTGGCCGAGGCCAAGTCGGTCTCGCTGCGCTATGGCGAGCGTGACATCGTCAAGGATTTCTCGACCAAGATCGCCCGCAATGCCCGTATCGGCCTCGTCGGTCCCAATGGCGCCGGCAAGACCACGCTGCTCAATATCCTGACCGGCCAGCTTGAACCCGACGAAGGCTCCGTCCGTCTCGGCACCAAGCTCGAGATTGCCTCGCTCGACCAGAAACGTCTCGCCCTGAAGGACGACTGGACCCTGTCGGAGGCCCTCACCCAGGGCAGCGGCCAGCAGGTCGAGGTCGGCGGCAAGACCAAGCATGTCATGGCCTATATGAAGGACTTCCTGTTCCCGCCGGAACAGGCCAACACCCCGGTCCATGTCCTGTCCGGCGGCGAGCGCGCCCGCATCATGCTGGCCCGCGCCCTCGCCCTGCCGTCCAACCTTCTCGTGCTCGACGAACCGACCAATGACCTTGACCTGGAGACGCTGGATCTCCTGCAGGGCCTGATCGCGGATTATGCCGGCACGGTCTTCCTCGTCTCGCACGACCGCGATTTCCTCGACCGCTGCTGCACCTCTGTGATCATCGCCGAAGGCGATGGTGTCTGGCAGGAATATGCCGGTGGATATTCGGACATGGTCGCCCAGCGCGGCGCCGGGGTCTCGGCACTCGACAAGCGTGGCAAGGCCGCTGGCAGAACCTCGAGCAGTGCTGCGACACCTGCCCCCGCGGCCAAACCCGAACGGCGCCGGATGGCCAACAAGGATCGCTACGCGCTCAAACTCCTGCCGGCGGAAATCGAGGCCTTGAGCAGCGAGATCGCGCAACTGGAGCAGGACATGGCCGACCCCAAGCTGTTTTCCGACAGCGTGCGCTTCGCCCAGGTCTCCAAGCGCCTCGGCGCCGCGATCCAGGAACGTTCCGACAAGGAAGACCGCTGGCTCGAGCTGGAAGCCTTGCGCGAGGAAATCGAAGGATAG
- a CDS encoding M14 family metallopeptidase produces MYRAILSASLFLITATGAGLAQTSPFEVRYDPAIPDSRTAFGYDFGEEITPPEDAIDYLYTLEAAAPDRVSVVEYARSWEGRPLAYAIIASPDVLARADDIRAGLASLADPRGLDAASREALIADLPAVVWLSYGVHGNEISSTDAGLRTAYHLLAAQDDPMVDTILENTIVVVDPTQNPDGRNRFIQSFRAARGLDSSDDRYTAEHDEPWPGGRYNHYLFDLNRDWFARTQPETRGRTDAILDWRPVVVVDAHEMSGDSTYFFAPSAEPFNPEIVQSQRDAQALIGRNHGEWFDRFGYAYFTREVYDAFYPGYGDMWPTLQGAVAMTYEQGSARGLEWRRRDGSLLTYADGVDHHFVASLSTAQVVAENRARFLSDFVAFRAGAASSSDDPQAMMLSIAGNRWGAERMARNLAAQGIEVGRVAPGSSACGVRFEEGGFLVRFDQPSGRLARTLLEATTDLPADFMAEQERRRDEGLGHELYDVTAWSLPLMNNVEATTCRRTPSIATEAVEPEMPIERVTTTDSAEWGYVIPWTDAGQARLVAALGQAGVAMRTTDAPFRIGERRFPRGSVVVPRHGAPDDLDALINRLAAESGARFEGMASSWVDEGPNPGSANFRTLRAPSVAMLWDEGTDPTSAGATRYVLERRYDIPVSVIRTSSVGRAQLGNYDVLILPEQGYGGLADALGSSGASAIRDFVREGGVVVGLGDATRWLASADVALIPAQRERAADAPRDGAAPSGQVIDGTVLSDEAELRVLEAETGALPDSSPGALVSVVANPEAWMSAGYTGGATALVMGSDIYAPVSMGDATTALRFDARGALLEGGYLWDEYADQLALKPFVLSTSQGAGQVVAITQSPTTRAYLEGLDLLLLNAVLLGPAQSRALR; encoded by the coding sequence ATGTATCGCGCCATTCTGTCTGCCAGTCTTTTTCTGATCACCGCGACCGGAGCCGGATTGGCTCAGACGTCTCCCTTCGAGGTTCGCTATGATCCGGCGATCCCGGATTCCCGTACCGCGTTCGGCTATGATTTTGGCGAGGAGATCACCCCGCCTGAAGACGCGATCGACTATCTCTACACGCTCGAAGCGGCCGCCCCGGATCGCGTCAGCGTGGTCGAGTACGCGCGCAGCTGGGAAGGCCGCCCGCTGGCCTATGCCATTATCGCCAGCCCCGATGTGCTCGCCCGGGCCGATGATATTCGTGCGGGTCTGGCCAGTCTCGCGGATCCGCGCGGGCTCGATGCGGCCAGTCGCGAGGCGCTGATTGCGGACCTGCCCGCGGTCGTCTGGCTGTCCTATGGCGTCCACGGCAATGAGATTTCCTCGACCGACGCTGGCTTGCGCACCGCCTATCACCTGCTGGCGGCCCAGGACGATCCCATGGTCGACACCATTCTCGAGAACACGATTGTGGTCGTCGACCCGACCCAGAACCCGGATGGTCGCAATCGCTTCATCCAGTCCTTCCGCGCTGCCCGTGGTCTGGACTCCAGCGACGATCGCTATACGGCCGAGCATGACGAGCCGTGGCCGGGCGGGCGCTATAATCACTACCTCTTCGACCTCAATCGTGACTGGTTCGCACGGACCCAGCCGGAGACCCGCGGACGGACCGACGCCATTCTCGACTGGCGCCCGGTCGTCGTGGTCGACGCGCATGAGATGAGCGGTGACAGCACCTATTTCTTCGCGCCCTCGGCCGAACCCTTCAATCCGGAGATCGTCCAGTCGCAGCGCGATGCGCAGGCGCTGATTGGTCGCAATCACGGTGAGTGGTTCGACCGTTTCGGCTATGCCTATTTTACGCGCGAGGTCTATGACGCCTTCTATCCGGGCTATGGTGACATGTGGCCGACCCTGCAGGGCGCGGTCGCCATGACTTACGAGCAGGGCTCAGCCCGTGGTCTGGAATGGCGTCGCCGCGATGGCTCGCTGCTGACCTATGCCGATGGTGTTGACCACCATTTCGTTGCCTCACTTTCCACCGCTCAGGTCGTGGCCGAGAACCGCGCCCGTTTCCTCTCGGATTTCGTCGCCTTCCGGGCCGGCGCGGCCTCGAGCTCGGATGATCCGCAGGCGATGATGCTGTCGATTGCCGGCAATCGCTGGGGTGCCGAGCGCATGGCTCGCAATCTGGCTGCCCAGGGGATCGAAGTCGGCCGGGTTGCCCCGGGCAGCTCCGCCTGTGGTGTAAGGTTTGAAGAGGGCGGCTTCCTGGTCCGCTTCGACCAGCCGTCTGGCCGTCTGGCCCGCACGCTTCTGGAAGCGACGACCGATCTGCCGGCCGACTTCATGGCGGAGCAGGAACGTCGCCGCGATGAGGGGCTCGGTCATGAACTCTACGATGTGACCGCCTGGTCGTTGCCACTGATGAATAATGTCGAGGCCACTACCTGCCGCCGCACGCCCTCGATCGCCACCGAGGCCGTCGAGCCGGAAATGCCGATCGAGCGTGTGACCACGACCGACAGCGCCGAGTGGGGGTATGTGATCCCGTGGACCGATGCCGGTCAGGCCCGCCTGGTTGCGGCGCTGGGGCAGGCTGGCGTCGCCATGCGCACGACGGATGCGCCTTTCCGTATCGGCGAACGTCGTTTCCCGCGCGGCTCCGTCGTGGTGCCGCGGCATGGCGCGCCGGATGATCTTGACGCCCTGATCAATCGCCTCGCCGCCGAGAGTGGTGCCCGCTTTGAAGGCATGGCCTCGAGCTGGGTCGATGAAGGCCCCAATCCGGGCAGCGCCAATTTCCGCACCCTGCGCGCGCCCAGCGTCGCCATGCTGTGGGACGAGGGTACCGATCCGACGTCGGCTGGCGCCACGCGTTATGTGCTGGAACGCCGATACGATATTCCCGTCTCGGTGATCCGGACCTCGTCCGTCGGCCGGGCCCAGCTCGGCAATTACGATGTTCTGATCCTGCCCGAGCAGGGCTATGGCGGTTTGGCCGACGCGCTGGGCAGCTCCGGCGCCAGCGCGATCCGTGATTTCGTCCGTGAGGGCGGAGTCGTGGTCGGCCTCGGTGATGCCACGCGCTGGCTGGCCTCGGCCGATGTTGCGCTGATCCCGGCCCAGCGTGAGCGGGCTGCCGATGCGCCGCGCGACGGCGCGGCTCCCTCCGGACAGGTCATCGACGGAACGGTTCTGTCGGATGAGGCCGAGCTGCGGGTGCTCGAGGCGGAAACCGGCGCCCTGCCGGATAGTTCGCCCGGTGCCCTGGTCAGCGTAGTCGCCAATCCCGAGGCCTGGATGTCAGCCGGATATACCGGGGGGGCAACGGCCCTGGTGATGGGGTCCGATATCTATGCCCCGGTCTCGATGGGCGATGCGACCACGGCGCTGCGCTTTGACGCGCGTGGCGCCCTGCTTGAGGGCGGGTATCTGTGGGACGAGTATGCCGACCAGCTGGCCCTGAAGCCCTTCGTCCTGTCGACCAGCCAGGGGGCCGGTCAGGTGGTTGCAATTACGCAGTCGCCGACCACGCGGGCTTATCTGGAAGGTCTGGACCTGCTGCTGCTGAACGCCGTTCTGCTGGGACCGGCGCAGTCACGCGCTTTGCGCTAG
- a CDS encoding ABC transporter ATP-binding protein encodes MLTINNLTKTYGNGVRAMDGVTLDIPKGMFGLLGPNGAGKSTLMRTLATLQAPDSGSAVFGEIDIVKDPKALRATLGYLPQDFGVYPRMSARAMLDHLAVLKGLTNAKERKQVVEALLEQTNLSQHAKKSVASYSGGMRQRFGIAQALLGDPQLIIVDEPTAGLDPEERNRFHNLLSEIGENVVVILSTHIVEDVADLCPKMAIMNQGKIVASGVPADLVSQLNGKIWSKTAAKSALAELRTRHNVISERLTMGQVMIRVLADSQPGDDFTAATPDLEDVYFSTIRGGQSDAAAA; translated from the coding sequence ATGCTGACAATCAACAATCTCACGAAAACCTATGGCAATGGCGTGCGCGCCATGGACGGGGTCACGCTGGACATCCCCAAGGGCATGTTCGGTCTGCTCGGCCCGAACGGCGCCGGCAAATCGACCCTGATGCGCACCCTGGCCACCCTGCAGGCCCCGGATAGCGGCTCGGCGGTCTTCGGTGAGATTGATATCGTCAAGGATCCCAAGGCGCTGCGCGCCACGCTGGGCTATCTGCCGCAGGATTTCGGCGTCTATCCGCGTATGTCGGCGCGGGCCATGCTCGACCATCTTGCCGTCCTCAAGGGCCTGACCAATGCGAAGGAACGCAAACAGGTCGTCGAGGCCCTGCTGGAACAGACCAATCTCTCGCAGCACGCCAAGAAATCCGTCGCCTCCTATTCCGGCGGCATGCGCCAGCGCTTCGGCATCGCCCAGGCCCTGCTGGGTGATCCGCAGCTGATCATCGTCGACGAGCCGACCGCCGGCCTCGACCCGGAAGAGCGCAACCGCTTCCACAATCTTCTCTCGGAAATCGGTGAGAATGTCGTCGTCATCCTGTCGACCCATATCGTCGAGGACGTCGCTGATCTCTGCCCGAAAATGGCGATCATGAACCAGGGCAAGATCGTCGCCTCCGGCGTGCCGGCCGATCTGGTCAGCCAGCTCAATGGCAAGATCTGGTCGAAGACCGCCGCCAAGTCCGCACTCGCAGAGCTGCGTACCCGCCACAACGTCATCTCCGAGCGCCTGACCATGGGCCAGGTGATGATCCGCGTCCTCGCCGACAGCCAGCCGGGTGATGATTTCACAGCGGCGACGCCGGATCTCGAAGACGTCTATTTCTCGACCATTCGCGGCGGCCAGTCCGACGCAGCTGCGGCGTAA
- a CDS encoding Crp/Fnr family transcriptional regulator, with amino-acid sequence MTPDPAWNAALTDLGIQNGAARLDLTRQAERNRVSAGSVIISQDEADDRVFLLLDGRARVVLLSENGQEIWLDAFEAGTVFGELAALTGQPRISGIIAETACDLAVYEGKAFFELMRAHGELGLALSRILARRVQHTTQRMFELSALSAPGRIYAELLRMSRPVGSDGRARTITPAPSMKELAMRVNSTRETASRTVNDLQRKGLLDKVKDRIELVDPDQLDRLRGSS; translated from the coding sequence ATGACGCCCGATCCGGCCTGGAATGCTGCCCTCACCGATCTGGGAATCCAGAACGGTGCGGCGCGCCTGGACCTGACCCGCCAGGCGGAACGGAACCGGGTCTCCGCCGGGTCAGTCATCATCTCGCAAGACGAGGCTGACGACAGGGTCTTTCTGCTTCTTGATGGCCGCGCGCGTGTTGTCCTGCTCTCCGAGAATGGCCAGGAGATCTGGCTTGACGCCTTTGAAGCCGGCACCGTCTTCGGTGAACTGGCGGCGCTGACAGGGCAGCCCAGGATCTCGGGTATCATCGCAGAAACGGCGTGCGATCTTGCGGTCTACGAGGGCAAGGCCTTCTTCGAGCTGATGCGGGCTCATGGCGAGTTGGGCCTGGCGCTCTCGCGCATACTGGCCCGACGGGTCCAGCACACAACCCAGCGCATGTTCGAATTGTCTGCCCTGTCAGCGCCCGGCCGCATCTATGCCGAGCTGCTGCGCATGTCGCGGCCGGTCGGGTCCGATGGCCGGGCCCGGACGATCACACCGGCGCCGTCAATGAAGGAGCTGGCAATGCGGGTCAACTCGACCCGCGAGACCGCGTCTCGCACGGTCAACGACCTGCAACGCAAAGGTCTGCTGGACAAGGTCAAGGACAGGATCGAGCTTGTGGATCCTGACCAGCTAGATCGACTGCGCGGCTCGAGCTGA
- a CDS encoding alkyl/aryl-sulfatase gives MRPITRVLVGLCLVLASCGEGVSVPAPMTDMAGPDAAGFNPADASTARANSAVAGRIASIDSDDEALAMRGYIGRDEALEIRNPDGEIIWRPQDYAFLENDPAASVHPGLWRQAALNQIHGLFEVVPGIYQVRGYDLANMSVIDGETGRIIIDPLTSVETARAALDLVNRELGERPISAVILTHSHIDHFGGVGAVAGPDTPIIAPAGFLEASVSENVMAGIVMGRRAGYMYGTQLPRSPRGHVGAGLGKHPALGTHTIALPTQIIDTTGQTLEIDGIRMEFQYAPETEAPAELTVFFPDLQAWCGAELVSRTMHNLYTLRGAQVRDAVAWSGAIDEALRRFGPRTEVIFNSHHWPVWGEAESADFLTAQRDVYKYIHDQTLRLAAQGLGPDAIAEAITLPDSLADVFAVQGYYGTLKHNSRAVYQRYFGWYDGVPAHLDPLPRVEAAQRYVAAMGGVEGVNARALEALEAGEYRWAAELAQHAVFAEPDNETARDTLARAYEQLGYAAESAPWRDNYLTGAYELRNGVEALDATAAGTAMLQAIPLDLFFSAMATRLDGERAAGQDRVFNFIFSDVGETHVVSLSNGVMHHRRADPVEGADASVTLTRGFWLRLLQQQAGVMDMIGSDEFSVRGDRIALLGFFAMLEQPQPDFPIVTP, from the coding sequence ATGCGGCCGATAACGCGTGTACTGGTGGGGCTTTGCCTGGTGCTGGCGAGTTGCGGGGAGGGTGTGTCCGTGCCCGCGCCGATGACCGACATGGCGGGCCCGGATGCGGCCGGATTCAATCCGGCGGACGCGTCCACAGCCCGTGCGAATTCTGCCGTGGCGGGGCGGATTGCGTCCATCGACAGCGATGACGAGGCACTGGCGATGCGCGGCTATATCGGTCGCGACGAAGCGCTCGAAATTCGTAATCCCGATGGCGAAATTATCTGGCGTCCGCAGGATTATGCCTTTTTGGAGAACGACCCCGCGGCCAGTGTCCATCCCGGTCTGTGGCGGCAGGCCGCGCTCAACCAAATACACGGCCTGTTCGAGGTGGTTCCGGGAATCTACCAGGTACGGGGCTATGACCTTGCCAACATGTCGGTGATCGACGGTGAGACCGGACGCATCATCATCGACCCCCTGACCTCGGTGGAGACAGCCCGGGCCGCCCTCGACCTGGTGAACCGGGAACTCGGTGAGCGCCCGATCAGTGCGGTCATCCTGACTCACTCTCATATCGACCATTTCGGCGGTGTCGGTGCTGTCGCGGGACCGGACACGCCGATCATCGCCCCGGCCGGTTTCCTGGAGGCTTCGGTCAGCGAAAACGTGATGGCCGGCATCGTGATGGGGCGGCGGGCCGGCTACATGTACGGAACGCAGCTACCCCGCTCGCCGCGTGGCCATGTCGGCGCAGGGCTGGGGAAACATCCCGCGTTGGGCACGCATACAATCGCGCTGCCGACCCAGATCATCGATACGACCGGCCAGACGCTGGAGATTGATGGCATCAGGATGGAATTCCAATACGCCCCCGAAACCGAGGCGCCGGCCGAGTTGACGGTCTTCTTCCCGGACCTGCAGGCCTGGTGCGGGGCGGAGCTGGTGTCGCGGACCATGCACAATCTCTACACGCTCCGGGGCGCCCAGGTGCGCGATGCCGTGGCCTGGTCGGGGGCCATCGATGAGGCCCTCCGGCGCTTTGGCCCGCGCACCGAGGTCATCTTCAACAGCCATCACTGGCCGGTCTGGGGCGAGGCCGAGAGCGCCGACTTCCTCACGGCCCAGCGGGATGTCTACAAATACATCCATGACCAGACCCTCCGGCTGGCCGCCCAAGGTCTCGGGCCGGATGCGATCGCCGAGGCGATCACCCTGCCGGACAGTCTCGCCGACGTGTTTGCCGTGCAGGGGTATTACGGGACGTTGAAGCATAATTCCCGGGCCGTTTATCAGCGCTATTTCGGTTGGTATGATGGCGTGCCCGCCCATCTCGACCCGCTTCCGCGCGTCGAGGCTGCGCAGCGCTATGTGGCGGCCATGGGCGGCGTTGAGGGTGTCAATGCGCGCGCCTTGGAGGCTCTCGAAGCGGGCGAGTATCGCTGGGCGGCGGAGCTGGCACAGCACGCAGTATTCGCCGAACCTGACAATGAAACCGCTCGCGACACCCTGGCCCGGGCCTATGAGCAACTGGGTTATGCGGCGGAATCAGCGCCATGGCGGGACAACTATCTGACCGGCGCCTATGAATTGCGGAATGGTGTGGAAGCCCTGGACGCCACGGCGGCCGGGACGGCCATGCTGCAGGCCATTCCGCTCGACCTGTTCTTCTCCGCCATGGCGACCCGTCTCGATGGCGAGCGTGCAGCCGGCCAGGACCGGGTGTTCAATTTCATCTTCTCCGATGTCGGCGAGACCCATGTCGTCAGCCTGTCGAACGGCGTCATGCATCACCGTCGGGCCGATCCGGTTGAGGGCGCCGACGCCAGCGTCACCCTGACACGGGGCTTCTGGTTGCGGCTGCTGCAACAGCAGGCCGGGGTGATGGACATGATCGGATCGGACGAGTTTTCTGTCCGCGGCGACCGGATCGCGCTGCTCGGCTTCTTTGCCATGCTGGAGCAACCGCAACCCGATTTTCCGATTGTCACGCCCTGA